The following coding sequences are from one Limibacillus halophilus window:
- a CDS encoding sarcosine oxidase subunit beta family protein yields the protein MQRYSVFSLVSNALRGNQHWERAWRDPDPKEEYDVVIVGGGGHGLATAYYLAKEHGINKVAVLEKGYLGGGNAGRNTTIVRSNYMIDGNTQFYEHSLKLWHGLSQDLNYNVMFSPRGYVALATSQAQMDASAFRANSMRMNGIDAELLTREQVQKLLPYLDCSPNARFPVYGGLWQGRAGTARHDAVNWGFARAADSRGVDIIQQCEVLGYLWDGGRIVGVETTRGNIRAKKVALAVAGSTTLLGQKAGLELPIESHLLQAFVTEPIKPMIDYVIAYGTAHFYISQSDKGGLVLGGDLDGYNSYAQRGNLPIVDEVLTVAKALIPALSRLRVLRHWAGVMDMSMDGSPIICKAPVDGLYLNCGWCYGGFKATPASGFAFAHTIAKDEPYETNARFTLDRFRRGYQIDEKGAGPTPGAH from the coding sequence ATGCAGCGTTATTCGGTTTTCAGCCTTGTGAGCAATGCACTCCGCGGCAATCAGCATTGGGAGCGCGCCTGGCGTGATCCCGACCCCAAGGAAGAATACGATGTGGTGATCGTCGGCGGCGGCGGGCATGGGCTGGCTACTGCTTACTATCTTGCCAAAGAGCACGGCATCAACAAGGTGGCTGTTCTTGAGAAGGGCTATCTTGGAGGGGGCAACGCGGGCCGGAACACCACAATTGTCCGTTCGAACTACATGATCGACGGCAACACCCAATTCTATGAACACTCTTTAAAGCTGTGGCACGGGCTCAGCCAGGACCTGAACTACAATGTCATGTTCAGTCCGCGCGGCTACGTGGCGCTGGCAACCTCCCAGGCGCAGATGGATGCCTCCGCCTTCCGCGCCAACTCGATGAGAATGAATGGGATTGATGCGGAGCTGTTGACGCGTGAGCAGGTACAAAAACTGCTTCCGTACTTGGATTGCTCGCCCAACGCCCGCTTTCCGGTGTACGGAGGCTTATGGCAGGGGCGTGCAGGCACTGCTCGGCACGACGCTGTCAACTGGGGCTTTGCGAGAGCCGCCGATTCCAGAGGCGTCGACATTATCCAGCAGTGTGAGGTTCTGGGATATCTGTGGGACGGCGGCCGAATCGTTGGCGTGGAAACGACTCGGGGCAACATTCGGGCAAAGAAAGTCGCACTCGCTGTTGCTGGCAGTACCACCCTGCTAGGCCAAAAGGCTGGTCTGGAACTGCCGATTGAAAGCCATCTTCTGCAGGCTTTCGTGACTGAGCCGATCAAACCGATGATTGACTACGTGATCGCTTATGGCACAGCGCATTTCTATATCAGCCAGTCTGATAAGGGCGGTTTGGTGTTGGGTGGCGATCTGGATGGATACAATTCCTACGCTCAGCGCGGCAATCTGCCGATAGTCGATGAAGTTCTGACCGTCGCCAAAGCACTTATTCCTGCCCTGTCACGGCTGCGGGTGCTCCGGCACTGGGCAGGTGTCATGGATATGTCCATGGATGGCAGTCCGATCATCTGCAAAGCGCCTGTTGACGGCCTGTACCTGAATTGCGGCTGGTGCTATGGCGGGTTCAAGGCGACGCCTGCTTCGGGCTTTGCCTTCGCCCATACAATCGCCAAGGACGAGCCATACGAAACCAATGCCCGTTTCACGCTTGATCGTTTCCGACGCGGGTATCAGATCGATGAAAAAGGCGCGGGCCCCACGCCCGGCGCGCACTAA
- a CDS encoding sarcosine oxidase subunit delta: MLRLKCPHCGERDHSEFAYGGDAGVKMPAIDNEDFEAWYQAVFIRKNPRGRHLEYWHHVQGCREWLKVERDTMTHEIFSVAAAREVEEGAQ, encoded by the coding sequence ATGCTGCGACTAAAGTGTCCCCATTGCGGCGAACGCGATCACTCGGAATTTGCTTATGGCGGTGATGCCGGCGTGAAAATGCCCGCCATCGACAATGAAGATTTCGAGGCTTGGTACCAAGCGGTGTTTATCCGCAAGAATCCGCGTGGCCGCCACCTGGAGTACTGGCACCACGTACAAGGGTGCCGGGAGTGGCTGAAAGTCGAGCGCGATACAATGACTCACGAGATATTCTCCGTTGCCGCAGCCCGTGAAGTAGAGGAGGGCGCGCAGTGA
- a CDS encoding sarcosine oxidase subunit alpha family protein, protein MTSQPYRISQGGRIDRSQPLSFSFDGKAYVGYEGDSLASALLANGVHLVARSFKYHRPRGIYGAGVEEPNALVALRESGRHEPNVRATTAELYDGLSARSQNNWPSLKLDLMAVNGLLSPVFGAGFYYKTFMGPTRKAWMFYEHFIRKAAGMGKPGREADPDRYEKGHLFCDILIVGAGPAGIAAALLAGSSGARVILVEQDRELGGSLLADAVGSAGDVWLAEQVAALTAMNNVRIMPRTCAFGAYDNLTFGLLERAADHLAVPDALQPRERFWTLRCRQAIIATGALERPIVFSRNDLPGIMLASAARTYVNRYGVLPGRNAVVFTNNDSGYAAAFDLADAGANVTIVDPRQDIGPDLYHGAAERGIDLRPGQAVIEANGGQHVKSVVVGAYDPASGQAGGATGAVACDLLCLAGGWNPTVHLVSQRGTRPAFDEALATFIADSAPAGYQVAGAVTGDLSSSGAVARGISAGQTAAKACGQEGRIEVQTLDPSLGEIWTQPLLPIWQVSPAKGKATKAFLDLQHDVSTSDVELAHREGYVSVEHLKRYTTLGMATDQGKLANVNALAIMAGLRAEAIPEVGTTTFRPPFTPVTIGALAGQETGRHFRPIRRTAMEEWHRANGAVFVEAGLWIRPWYYPQEGEDLNAAYRREAAEVRKRVGIVDVSTLGKIDVQGPDAGEFLNRVYVNGFAKLPVGRARYGAMLRPDGIVYDDGTTSRLSEDHYFMTTTTAAAAKVLSELEFLLQTQWQDLRVQVTSVTDQWAGMAVAGPKSRALLEDAVEDIDLSNEAFGPMSVGTGRVGDIPVRIFRLSFSGELAYEVFTPSGYGEELLDRLVRAGKPHGVLLYGLEAMGALRIEKGHVTHSEIDGRTTLDDIGLGRMASSKKPYIGKVLAQREGLVDPNRPKLVGLEVVEEADRIGGGALLFGAAAVKEGHGEGHVTSVTYSPHKSRYIGLGFLARGDQRQGEIIEAHDPVRGRVTKVKVVSSVFYDPEGERTNA, encoded by the coding sequence GTGACCTCGCAGCCTTATCGCATATCTCAAGGCGGGAGAATCGATCGCTCCCAGCCACTATCGTTTTCATTCGATGGCAAAGCCTATGTGGGCTACGAAGGCGATAGCTTGGCCTCGGCCTTGCTGGCTAACGGCGTCCACCTGGTCGCCCGTAGCTTCAAGTATCATCGTCCGCGTGGAATCTATGGTGCGGGAGTTGAAGAGCCTAATGCCCTGGTCGCTTTACGTGAAAGCGGCCGTCACGAACCTAACGTGCGGGCAACAACCGCAGAATTGTATGATGGCCTATCGGCGCGAAGTCAGAACAACTGGCCGTCGCTGAAGCTCGACTTGATGGCCGTCAATGGTTTGCTGTCACCGGTATTTGGCGCGGGCTTCTATTACAAGACCTTCATGGGGCCGACCCGTAAGGCATGGATGTTTTATGAGCACTTCATCCGCAAGGCTGCGGGAATGGGCAAGCCGGGCCGCGAAGCCGACCCGGACCGCTATGAGAAAGGCCATCTGTTCTGCGACATTCTGATCGTGGGCGCTGGGCCGGCCGGAATCGCGGCTGCGTTGTTGGCGGGAAGCAGCGGTGCCCGGGTTATCTTGGTCGAGCAGGACCGGGAGTTGGGCGGATCATTGCTTGCCGATGCGGTTGGCAGTGCCGGCGATGTTTGGTTGGCCGAGCAAGTCGCAGCGCTGACTGCGATGAATAACGTGCGAATCATGCCCAGAACCTGCGCTTTTGGTGCCTATGACAATCTGACTTTTGGGCTGTTGGAGCGGGCCGCGGATCATCTCGCGGTACCCGATGCCTTGCAGCCGCGCGAGCGTTTCTGGACCTTGCGCTGCCGCCAAGCGATCATCGCGACCGGTGCGCTGGAGCGGCCAATCGTGTTCTCGCGCAATGACCTTCCTGGCATCATGTTGGCATCTGCCGCACGGACTTATGTCAATCGTTACGGCGTATTGCCCGGACGCAATGCCGTGGTGTTCACCAATAATGATAGCGGTTATGCGGCCGCCTTCGATTTAGCCGACGCAGGCGCAAATGTTACCATCGTTGACCCACGTCAAGACATTGGTCCCGATCTCTATCATGGAGCAGCGGAACGTGGCATCGACTTGCGCCCTGGACAGGCCGTTATCGAAGCGAACGGCGGCCAACACGTCAAAAGCGTTGTCGTCGGCGCCTATGATCCAGCTAGCGGTCAGGCAGGCGGGGCAACCGGTGCTGTAGCCTGCGATTTGCTTTGTTTGGCGGGCGGCTGGAACCCAACGGTGCATTTGGTTAGTCAACGCGGCACGCGACCGGCTTTCGACGAGGCGCTGGCGACCTTTATCGCTGACAGTGCGCCTGCCGGGTATCAGGTCGCGGGCGCAGTAACCGGGGATCTTTCTAGCAGTGGCGCTGTGGCAAGGGGTATCTCCGCAGGGCAAACTGCCGCCAAGGCTTGCGGTCAGGAGGGGCGGATAGAGGTTCAGACCCTTGATCCATCCCTGGGTGAAATTTGGACACAGCCCTTGTTGCCGATCTGGCAGGTCAGTCCTGCCAAGGGGAAAGCGACAAAGGCTTTCCTCGACCTGCAGCATGACGTTTCCACTTCCGATGTCGAATTGGCTCATCGTGAAGGCTATGTATCGGTCGAACATTTGAAGCGCTATACGACGTTGGGCATGGCAACCGACCAAGGCAAGCTGGCGAACGTCAATGCCTTGGCGATCATGGCCGGGCTACGTGCCGAAGCCATTCCCGAGGTCGGAACAACGACATTCCGACCACCATTTACACCTGTCACGATCGGTGCCTTAGCCGGTCAGGAAACCGGGCGGCACTTCCGTCCTATCCGCCGCACGGCGATGGAAGAGTGGCATCGTGCTAACGGCGCGGTCTTTGTTGAGGCGGGACTGTGGATACGTCCTTGGTACTATCCCCAAGAAGGCGAAGACCTGAACGCGGCATATCGCCGAGAAGCAGCTGAGGTCCGTAAGCGCGTTGGAATCGTCGATGTATCGACACTAGGTAAAATCGATGTTCAAGGGCCTGATGCCGGTGAGTTCTTGAATCGGGTTTACGTCAACGGCTTTGCCAAGTTACCGGTGGGTCGGGCGCGTTATGGCGCCATGCTGCGGCCGGACGGCATCGTCTACGATGATGGGACGACGTCACGGTTGAGTGAGGATCATTACTTCATGACGACCACGACGGCTGCCGCTGCAAAGGTCCTGTCCGAGTTGGAGTTCCTGCTGCAGACACAATGGCAGGATCTTCGTGTGCAGGTGACTTCTGTAACGGATCAATGGGCTGGAATGGCCGTGGCGGGGCCCAAGAGCAGGGCGTTGCTGGAAGACGCCGTTGAGGATATCGATTTGTCGAACGAGGCTTTTGGTCCGATGAGTGTCGGAACTGGTCGGGTCGGCGATATCCCTGTGCGTATCTTCAGACTGAGCTTCTCCGGTGAGTTGGCCTATGAAGTCTTTACGCCTTCGGGGTATGGAGAAGAGCTGCTTGACCGCTTGGTTCGGGCGGGTAAGCCGCATGGCGTGCTGCTCTATGGTCTCGAAGCTATGGGCGCACTTCGGATTGAGAAAGGCCACGTGACCCACTCCGAGATCGATGGACGTACAACCTTGGACGATATTGGCCTTGGCCGTATGGCCAGCAGTAAGAAACCCTATATTGGAAAGGTTTTGGCGCAGCGCGAAGGACTTGTCGACCCGAACCGACCCAAATTGGTCGGGCTGGAGGTTGTCGAGGAAGCTGACAGAATTGGCGGTGGTGCGCTGCTCTTCGGCGCAGCGGCCGTTAAGGAAGGGCACGGTGAGGGTCATGTGACGTCGGTCACATACAGCCCGCACAAAAGCCGTTACATCGGGCTGGGTTTCCTGGCTCGTGGAGATCAGCGACAGGGCGAGATCATAGAAGCTCATGACCCGGTTAGGGGACGTGTGACGAAGGTGAAGGTCGTCTCATCCGTTTTCTATGATCCAGAAGGGGAGAGGACAAATGCCTGA
- a CDS encoding sarcosine oxidase subunit gamma, producing MPEVRSALQSGYPAPGHYGPEHLQGVTLQEDLTRDLVQVTAWTTQRAAVAAALEETLSIAPPKSGGVATMKEMTTLFQVGPGRYWVSAPREARLMDKLSARIDSDLGAVTDLGHSRTTLRISGPAARDVLARGFAIDLDPTQFGPGAFAQTVVHHIGVMVHRPGNDEALFELLVLRTYALSFWEWLFDTAQSFGCTLEARKV from the coding sequence ATGCCTGAGGTGCGTTCGGCTTTGCAGAGCGGGTATCCAGCTCCGGGGCATTATGGTCCAGAGCACTTGCAGGGTGTGACCTTGCAGGAGGATTTGACTAGGGACCTCGTGCAGGTCACAGCCTGGACAACACAGCGCGCCGCTGTCGCCGCTGCCCTGGAAGAAACGCTCTCCATTGCGCCGCCAAAGAGCGGTGGCGTTGCCACCATGAAAGAGATGACAACCTTGTTCCAGGTTGGCCCCGGTCGCTATTGGGTGTCCGCACCGCGTGAAGCACGGCTGATGGACAAGCTATCGGCACGGATCGATAGCGACCTGGGGGCGGTTACCGACCTTGGGCACAGCCGCACCACTCTGCGGATTTCCGGCCCGGCGGCCCGAGACGTTCTGGCTAGAGGCTTTGCCATCGATTTGGATCCGACCCAGTTTGGGCCAGGTGCCTTCGCTCAGACGGTCGTGCACCATATTGGCGTCATGGTGCACAGGCCTGGAAACGATGAGGCATTGTTCGAATTATTGGTTCTACGCACTTACGCCTTAAGTTTTTGGGAATGGCTGTTCGATACGGCGCAAAGCTTTGGTTGCACACTGGAGGCGCGGAAGGTCTGA
- a CDS encoding 1-phosphofructokinase family hexose kinase, producing MTAILTVTVNPTVDLSSEVETLRPHSKLRCEPLCREPGGGGINVARVCQRLGAPATAVYTAGGATGAILHDLLMGESLDGEAVSITGETRESFTIFEQSSQRQYRFLFPGPNVSEEEGAALLSVIENCEPVPAFVVASGSIALGLGEGFFARLCALSNTLGARFVLDTHGPALRRAVAAGGIDILKVNLRELRELTGRSLERESDQLEAARGLAADGSCRVLTLTLGDRGAYVTSPEGSFRAQGLTIKTVSAVGAGDSFLGGFLSRLSRGDSLKEAFRWGVAAGSAALLTPGTQLCEADAVNELLSAVKVVPVSLPA from the coding sequence ATGACCGCGATTCTTACGGTTACGGTGAACCCCACTGTCGACCTGTCTTCCGAAGTGGAGACCCTGCGACCACATAGCAAACTGCGATGCGAGCCCTTGTGCCGTGAACCTGGCGGCGGCGGCATCAATGTCGCGCGTGTCTGTCAGCGGCTGGGGGCGCCTGCGACGGCTGTCTACACAGCAGGCGGGGCTACCGGCGCCATCCTCCACGACCTCCTCATGGGGGAATCGCTGGATGGAGAAGCGGTTTCGATCACAGGTGAAACGCGCGAGAGCTTCACGATTTTCGAGCAGAGTAGCCAGCGGCAGTATCGATTTTTGTTCCCCGGCCCCAATGTGAGCGAGGAGGAGGGGGCCGCATTGCTGTCCGTCATCGAAAATTGCGAGCCGGTGCCGGCGTTTGTCGTCGCAAGTGGCAGTATCGCACTTGGATTGGGGGAAGGTTTCTTTGCGAGGCTCTGCGCGCTTTCGAACACTCTTGGTGCGCGCTTTGTCCTCGATACCCACGGACCGGCGCTTCGGCGCGCGGTGGCCGCGGGTGGCATCGACATCTTAAAAGTCAACTTGCGTGAGCTGCGCGAGTTGACCGGTCGTAGTCTGGAGCGGGAAAGTGACCAGCTTGAAGCCGCACGCGGCCTCGCCGCCGACGGTAGCTGCAGGGTACTCACCCTCACCCTGGGAGACAGGGGTGCCTACGTAACCAGTCCGGAGGGAAGCTTTCGGGCGCAGGGCTTGACGATCAAGACCGTTAGCGCCGTGGGCGCGGGCGATAGTTTTCTGGGCGGTTTTCTTAGTCGGCTGTCTCGGGGAGACAGCCTCAAGGAAGCATTTCGTTGGGGGGTGGCGGCGGGCAGTGCGGCCTTGCTGACACCTGGAACCCAGCTTTGTGAAGCCGACGCCGTTAATGAACTGCTGAGTGCTGTTAAGGTGGTGCCGGTCTCGTTGCCGGCGTAG
- a CDS encoding 2OG-Fe(II) oxygenase, translated as MVGVTLRKASVRAPSTPPSYVACFAGVFTEAECLRLRDLVDLDRPEPAATKAGYAPLVRRSTIAWVPESPAWEWTDKRMATLLADANREHFAFELLGFEERLQVARYEAIRRGAFDWHCDRALSGLAASRKLSITVQLSEKTEYRGGNLEFFGNGRKWRAPRERGTAIVFASFLSHRVTPVTHGVRHSLVGWAHGPDFR; from the coding sequence ATGGTGGGTGTAACGCTTCGCAAGGCATCGGTTAGGGCACCTTCGACACCGCCTAGCTATGTCGCTTGCTTCGCCGGTGTTTTTACCGAAGCGGAGTGTTTGCGGTTGAGGGACTTGGTCGATCTCGATCGTCCGGAACCGGCGGCCACAAAGGCGGGTTACGCGCCGCTCGTTCGCCGCAGCACGATCGCTTGGGTGCCGGAGAGTCCTGCATGGGAGTGGACGGATAAACGGATGGCCACGCTGTTGGCCGACGCTAACCGCGAACATTTTGCATTTGAGTTGCTGGGATTTGAAGAACGACTGCAAGTTGCCCGCTATGAAGCCATTCGGCGCGGAGCCTTTGATTGGCATTGCGACCGGGCGCTTTCTGGGCTTGCAGCAAGCCGAAAGCTATCAATCACGGTCCAACTGTCGGAGAAAACAGAATATCGTGGCGGCAATCTGGAGTTCTTTGGGAACGGAAGGAAATGGAGAGCGCCACGCGAACGTGGAACCGCAATCGTTTTCGCGTCCTTTTTGTCGCACAGGGTGACGCCAGTCACTCACGGCGTGCGCCACAGTTTGGTTGGTTGGGCGCACGGGCCAGATTTTAGGTGA
- a CDS encoding amidase, whose protein sequence is MTENSSATSKTIGSSAKSSAKEALLGLSAGDAAAQLRDGSLKATELAEAYLARIQAVDPDVQAWAHLDVGFVLRQAEAADKRKQHGLPLGPLHGLPVALKDNIDTRDLPTENGTVLQSGRRPFEDATLVSVLKAAGAIVLGKTVSTELAVFGPGKTRNPHNADHTPGGSSSGSAAAVAAYMAPLAIGTQTNGSVVRPASYCGVYGYKPSFGLISRKGVLPGSGHFDTVGVFGRSVEDCALLGQTLMQFDAADPAMTAQAPPPLLRVASEAPPVTPRLAFVPSPFWDRAEDYTKEAFEELAALLGDTSVQVELGDAYGEADLHHRRIMVADLAKNLNPFYEKGRDQLTQTLRDMIEEGHKVTALDYNRGLDRRKALRNGLDELFENFDAILTPATPGQAPNGLGKTGDPIFSTLWTFCGLPCITLPLLQGPDGLPLGVQLVASRGDDARLLRVARWLAKTVDAAVTDNEKPE, encoded by the coding sequence ATGACTGAGAATAGCAGTGCTACGAGCAAGACAATCGGTTCAAGCGCCAAAAGTTCGGCGAAAGAGGCCCTGCTGGGTCTAAGTGCCGGTGACGCTGCTGCGCAACTTCGCGACGGCAGTCTCAAAGCTACCGAACTGGCGGAAGCCTATCTTGCCCGCATCCAAGCCGTCGATCCGGATGTACAGGCTTGGGCACACCTCGATGTAGGCTTCGTGTTGCGGCAAGCCGAGGCTGCGGATAAGCGCAAGCAACATGGACTACCCCTCGGACCGCTGCATGGACTGCCTGTGGCACTGAAGGACAATATCGATACCAGGGATTTACCAACCGAGAACGGAACTGTCTTGCAATCTGGACGGCGCCCGTTTGAAGACGCAACCCTGGTTTCCGTTCTTAAAGCAGCCGGTGCCATCGTTCTAGGTAAGACCGTATCCACAGAGCTTGCGGTGTTTGGGCCGGGCAAAACCCGGAACCCGCACAACGCGGACCACACGCCGGGCGGCTCTTCAAGCGGGTCGGCAGCGGCAGTGGCCGCCTACATGGCACCACTGGCAATTGGCACGCAAACCAACGGTTCGGTCGTACGTCCAGCGTCGTACTGCGGCGTTTACGGCTACAAACCTTCCTTCGGTCTGATTTCCCGTAAGGGCGTGCTGCCCGGTTCGGGACATTTCGACACCGTTGGTGTATTTGGCAGAAGCGTCGAGGATTGCGCACTACTCGGGCAGACTTTGATGCAATTTGATGCCGCGGATCCAGCCATGACGGCCCAAGCGCCGCCGCCTCTGCTGCGCGTAGCGAGTGAAGCGCCGCCCGTAACGCCACGCCTAGCTTTCGTGCCGTCCCCTTTCTGGGATCGAGCCGAGGACTACACCAAGGAGGCTTTCGAAGAACTGGCTGCCTTGTTGGGCGATACCAGCGTCCAGGTGGAACTGGGTGACGCTTACGGTGAAGCGGATCTCCACCATCGCCGGATCATGGTCGCCGACCTTGCCAAGAACCTAAACCCCTTCTACGAGAAAGGCCGGGACCAACTTACCCAAACGCTTCGCGATATGATCGAGGAAGGGCATAAGGTAACGGCTTTGGATTACAATCGAGGCCTGGATCGCCGCAAAGCTTTACGAAATGGCCTGGATGAGTTGTTCGAGAATTTTGACGCCATCCTGACGCCGGCAACACCAGGGCAGGCTCCGAATGGGTTAGGTAAAACCGGCGATCCAATCTTCTCTACGCTTTGGACGTTCTGCGGCCTCCCCTGCATCACGCTCCCGTTGCTACAGGGCCCCGACGGGCTACCGCTCGGTGTGCAACTGGTTGCAAGTAGGGGCGATGACGCTCGATTGCTGCGCGTCGCGCGCTGGCTCGCAAAGACCGTGGATGCCGCGGTAACAGACAATGAGAAGCCTGAATAG
- a CDS encoding TRAP transporter large permease: protein MTDPQVAVMMLAMFILVILLGFPICFTLMGMGVLFGVYAFYDPSYMSSILDPGVVGRLSFLITSKTYEVMSSDVLTAIPLFLFMGYVVERANIVARLFYSIQVAARSMPGSMAVAALATCALFATATGIIGAVVTLMGLLAFPAMLKAKYDTSFAAGVICAGGCLGILIPPSIMLIVYAAASGVSIVQLYAGAIFPGFLLAGMYMIYVVTRAWLNPKLAPRLSDEEVEGVDKKQILWLMLTSFVPLALLILSVLGAILFGWASPSEAAAAGALGGLVLAFAYRALTWERLRESVYLTVRTSAMVCWMFVGSWLFSSVFSVLGGDKLIQEFVIGLDLSPIFFLIIAQIIIFLLGWPLEWSEIIIIFVPIFLPLVHYFEIDPLFFGILVALNLQTSFLTPPMAMSAYYLKGVAPPHVELVHIFKGVMPYLALVLICMVLLYVFPGIALWLPNTVYSTGGG from the coding sequence ATGACCGACCCCCAAGTCGCGGTAATGATGTTGGCCATGTTCATCCTGGTCATTTTGCTCGGGTTTCCCATTTGTTTTACACTCATGGGTATGGGCGTCCTATTCGGTGTTTATGCCTTTTACGATCCCTCCTACATGTCATCCATACTCGATCCTGGCGTCGTGGGACGCCTCTCTTTCCTCATCACCTCGAAAACCTATGAGGTCATGTCGAGTGACGTTCTAACGGCGATACCGTTGTTCTTGTTTATGGGATATGTGGTCGAGCGGGCCAACATCGTTGCCCGCCTCTTCTATTCCATCCAGGTCGCCGCCCGTTCGATGCCCGGCTCCATGGCCGTCGCGGCCTTGGCGACCTGTGCGCTCTTTGCAACGGCGACCGGCATCATCGGTGCTGTTGTAACGCTGATGGGTTTGCTGGCATTTCCGGCCATGCTCAAGGCCAAGTACGATACCTCTTTTGCGGCGGGCGTGATCTGCGCCGGTGGTTGCCTAGGCATCTTGATCCCACCCTCGATCATGCTGATCGTTTATGCGGCTGCATCAGGCGTCTCCATCGTCCAGCTATACGCTGGTGCCATCTTCCCAGGGTTTCTGCTTGCAGGCATGTACATGATCTATGTCGTGACGCGTGCCTGGTTGAACCCCAAGCTTGCGCCTCGCCTCTCCGATGAAGAAGTCGAAGGCGTGGATAAGAAGCAGATTCTCTGGTTGATGCTCACCTCCTTCGTGCCTCTGGCACTTCTGATCCTTTCGGTTCTCGGTGCGATCCTCTTTGGATGGGCGTCGCCGTCGGAGGCGGCGGCGGCTGGTGCCTTGGGCGGCCTGGTCCTTGCCTTTGCTTATCGGGCGCTGACTTGGGAAAGACTGAGGGAGTCGGTATACCTGACAGTGAGAACGTCCGCGATGGTGTGCTGGATGTTCGTCGGTTCCTGGCTGTTCTCTTCCGTGTTCTCGGTTCTTGGCGGCGACAAACTCATCCAGGAGTTCGTGATCGGGCTGGATCTGTCTCCGATCTTCTTTCTAATTATTGCCCAGATCATCATCTTCCTGCTTGGTTGGCCGCTCGAGTGGTCGGAGATCATTATTATTTTCGTGCCGATCTTCCTGCCCCTGGTCCACTATTTTGAGATCGATCCACTGTTTTTCGGGATACTGGTCGCGCTTAACCTTCAAACGTCGTTCTTGACCCCGCCCATGGCGATGTCCGCTTACTACCTGAAAGGTGTCGCGCCGCCGCACGTGGAGCTGGTCCATATATTCAAGGGTGTGATGCCCTATCTCGCTTTGGTGCTGATTTGTATGGTTCTGCTTTATGTTTTCCCAGGCATCGCGCTTTGGCTGCCCAACACTGTCTACTCGACGGGCGGAGGCTGA
- a CDS encoding TRAP transporter small permease subunit produces MRDFLFSIDKFSAWTGKAFAWCVLVMTLGVSYEIIVRKLFRAPTAWAFDLSYIMYGALFLMAGAYTLSRNGHVRGDVIFRLLKPRVQAIIEITLYFVLFFPGIIAMIIVGAQYAAQSWGFNMGTGEVSINSPAGVPIAQFKSIIPIAAVLLFMQGIAEVLRCIICIKDGAWPDRLHDVEEMETMLLHQHEDVVLVSTGGPEITGDAASGGKPQ; encoded by the coding sequence ATGCGTGATTTCCTTTTCTCAATCGACAAATTCAGCGCCTGGACAGGCAAGGCATTCGCTTGGTGTGTCTTGGTAATGACCTTGGGCGTAAGCTACGAGATTATTGTTCGGAAGCTCTTCCGAGCCCCAACGGCCTGGGCATTTGATCTGAGTTACATCATGTACGGGGCGCTGTTTTTGATGGCGGGCGCCTACACGTTGTCTCGGAACGGCCACGTTCGCGGCGATGTTATTTTCAGACTCCTGAAGCCCAGAGTTCAGGCCATCATCGAGATAACGCTTTATTTCGTACTGTTTTTCCCTGGCATTATCGCGATGATCATCGTCGGCGCACAGTACGCCGCACAATCCTGGGGTTTCAACATGGGTACAGGCGAGGTGTCGATTAACAGCCCTGCCGGTGTCCCTATCGCACAGTTCAAATCAATCATCCCGATCGCGGCTGTCCTGCTGTTTATGCAAGGTATCGCGGAGGTCCTACGCTGCATCATTTGCATCAAGGACGGCGCGTGGCCCGATCGGCTTCATGATGTGGAGGAAATGGAAACCATGCTGCTGCACCAGCATGAAGACGTGGTTCTTGTCAGCACAGGCGGCCCAGAGATAACCGGTGACGCCGCATCGGGAGGTAAGCCGCAATGA